Part of the Gallalistipes aquisgranensis genome, CTGCACACGGCTGCCGTGCAGTCGGAACGGATGGCGGAGAGCCTGATGGACAGGCCTGACGAACTGCCCCGGACGATCGGGAAGGACGGGAAACTGATGACCTCGAAGTCGAACTGGTGGACGAGCGGTTTCTTTCCGGGGGTGCTGTGGTATCTGTACGAGGCGGAAGGCGACGATTCGCTGAAAATGTATGCGGAGAATTTCACCCGCAGGGTGGAGAAGGAGCAGTTCACGACCGACAACCACGATGTGGGGTTCATGCTCTATTGCAGTTTCGGGAACGGGTTGCGTCTGACCGGTAATGAGGAGTATGCGAAAGTGCTCCTGCAGGGAGCCCGGTCGCTGAGTACGCGGTTCCGGCCGCAGGTGGGATGTATCCGCTCGTGGGACTGGAACCGGCAGGTGTGGCAGTATCCGGTCATCATCGACAATATGATGAATCTGGAGTTGCTGTCGTGGGCGTCGAAATATTCGGGCGATCCGAAGTTCGCGGAGATCGCGCGGTCGCATGCCGACGTGACGATGAAGCATCATTTCCGTCCGGACCACAGCAGTTACCATGTGGTCTCCTATGATACGATTACGGGACAGCCCGAAAAAAAGAATACGTGTCAGGGATATGCCCACGAGTCGTCGTGGGCCCGGGGACAAGCCTGGGCCCTGTACGGATACACGATGATGTACCGCGAGACCGGCGACAGGAAATATCTGGATCATGCCGGGAATGTGGCCCGCTTCATCATGGACCATCCCCGGCTGCCGGAAGACAAGATTCCTTACTGGGATTTCGACGCTCCCGACATTCCCGATGCCCCGCGCGATGCCTCGGCCGGAGCGATCATGGCTTCCGCTTTGATCGAACTGAGCCTCTGCACGGAGGGAGATTTCTCGAAACGGTGCCTTTCGGTGGCGGAGACCCAGCTGAAGACGCTCTCCTCCCCCGAGTATTTGGCCGAGCCGGGGACGAACTGCCATTTCATCCTGAAACATTCGGTGGGGAATTATCCCGGCAAGTCCGAGGTGGACGTTCCGCTGACCTATGCCGATTATTATTATGTAGAGGCACTGGTGCGTTATAAACGGGATGTATTGAAAGAGAACATGCGATAAAATTCCTGAACGATGCCGAGACTTTTACTGTGTGCCGCGGCCGCGTGCTGCTGGCTGTCGCTCTGCGGGCAGGAGGGCGGGAGCGCCGTCCCCCTTTTCAACCGGACCGAACCTGGCCGGTGCAAACCGGTCGCCGAACTGGAACGTGATTTCGAACGGCTCTCCGACAAGGCGCGTCCCTATACCTATTGGTTCTGGATGAACGGCAACATTACGAAGGAAGGCATCACGAAGGACCTGGAGGCCATGCACCGGATCGGTGTGGGCGGGGTTTTCAATCTGGAAGGGGGAACGGGCATTCCCAAGGGTCCCGTCACTTATCTGAGCGGGGAGTGGTCCGAGCTGAAGGCTCACGCCGTCGCCGAAGCGGCCCGTCTCGGCATCGACTACGTGATGCACAACTGTCCGGGGTGGTCCTCGAGCGGAGGGCCGTGGATCACCCCCGAATATTCCATGCAGAAACTGACCTGGAGCGAAATCGAACTGACCGGGGGAGCGGAAGCCGATACGCTGCTGCCGCAGCCGCCGACCGTACAGGGATATTACCGGGATGTGGCTGTGCTGGCCTTCCCTTCGTTCGAAAACGGGAAGCCGGTCGCTTTTTCGGACTGGAAGCGATTGAACAACAGTGTGTTCAATCATGACGGGAGGATTGGGATACAGGAGTATGACCGGCAGCAGGTCATCGACCCGGCCACCGTCGTCGACCTTTCCGGAAATCTGATTTCGGAAGGGCGTCTTTCGTGGCGTGTCCCGCAGGGGCGCTGGACCGTCATCCGGCTGGGACATACCTCCACCGGACAGAGGAACTGCGCGGCTCCCGATACGGGCGTAGGGCTCGAATGCGACAAGTTCAGCAAAGAGGCGATCCGTCTGCATTTCAATAAAATGATGGACCGGTTGTACCCGCTGATCGAGCCCTATGTGGATAAAATCCGGATCGGGCTGGAGATCGACAGCTGGGAGGTCGGCATGCAGAACTGGACGGCAGGGTTCGAGGACGAATTCCTCCGGCGGGCCGGCTATGACCCGATCCGCTTCCTGCCTGCGATGACGGGCAAGATCGTGGGGGACCGTGAACGGACGGAACGTTTCCTGTGGGATGTCCGCAGGGTTCAGGCCGACCTGCTTGCCGACAACTATTACGGGGAATTCCGCCGTTTGTGCAACCGTTACGGGTTGATCTCCTACTGCGAACCTTACGACCGGGGTCCGATGGAGGAGTTGCAGATCGGTGCGAGGGTGGACGGGGTGATGGGTGAGTTCTGGAACGGACTTTCGGCGATTTTCCAGAACAACCTGATGATGCGCCGCACCACCAAACTGGCCTCTTCGATCGCCCACACCAACGGGCAGCGGATCGTAGGGGCCGAGGCATTCACCTCGGAACCCGAGTCGGGCCGCTGGCAGGAGTATCCCTTCGCCCTGAAAGCCGTGGGAGACAAGGCCTTTACGGAAGGTATCAACCGCATGGTCGTCCACCGCTACGCAATGCAGCCGCATCCGACGGCGGCGCCGGCCATGACCCTCGGGCCATGGGGTATCCATTTCGACCGTACCAATACGTGGTGGGAACCGGCCCGGGCCTGGATGGACTATCTGAACCGTTGCCAGACCGTCCTGCAGGAGGGTCTGTTCGTGGCGGATTTCGCCTATTTCATCGGGGAGGAGGTGGTGGGCTACACCGATGTCCACCGGAAGGACCTGACCCCGGTGCCTCCCGAAGGGTACGATTACGACCTGATGAACTCCGAGACCCTGCTGCGGAGGGCCCGGGTGGAGAATGGACGTATGGTGCTGCCGGACGGGATGAGTTACCGGGCACTCGTGTTGCAGGGCCGTTCCCGCATGACGTTGGGGGTATTGAAAAAATTGGATGCGATGGTTGCCGGGGGATTGACGCTGATCGGACCGCGGCCGGAACATTCGCTGGGGCTGGCGGCATATTCGCCGGAGAACGAGGCGTCGTTCGTCCGGCTTTGCGATCGTCTGTGGGGGACCGGGACCGGGCCGGTCGTCGACAGGAGGATCGGTGCGGGCCGTGTTCTCTCCGGGATGAAGATGGAAGAGGCGGTGGACAGACTGGAACTGGGACCCGATTTCGAAGTGGTCTCCAATCCGGGGAACATTCCCGTACGCTATATCCACCGGAGGATCGGAGAGGCCGATGCCTATTTCGTGTCGAATCAGCGGAGAAGTGCCGGGGAGGTCGTGTGCCGGTTCCGGGTGGGGGATAAAGTGCCCGAGTTCTGGAATCCCGTGACGGGCGAAGTCGCTTCTGCCGTGATGTACCGGGCCGACGGGGAGTATGTTTCCGTACCCGTCCAGCTGGAGGAGTACGGCTCCGTGTTCGTGGTCTTCCGGCCCGGGAAGCCGCGGAAGGTGCTGACTGCGGTCCTGCGGGATGGAAGCGTGGTGGCGGATGCCTCCGCCTCCGGTACCGGAGAAGAGGGGCGGACGCTTTGTCCGGATGTGCGGGACGATTTTTCGGTCGCCCTGTGGGTGAAGCCCGAATCGGACGTGATGCTGAATACCGATAATCCGATGGGGTACATTCCTCATCCGTGGACGGAGTACTATGCGATATATCCCTCCGGAGGGGCGGCTCTGTACGGTGAAGGACATGCAACCTGCGGAGTGGCCGTCGGCCGAAACGGGGTGGCCGTGTGGGAGAACGAGAAGGGTTATCCCGAATTCCGGCTGGCGGCGGAACGGCCTCTGTCGGGCTGGACTCATCTGTGTCTGGTTTACGAGGGAGGCGTGCCCTCGGTCTATATCGACGGAATGTTGGCCGCCCGGGGCGAAAAGTCGCGGAGGAGTGTGCATCCCGGGCTGAATGCAGCCACACTGGCGGAGGGAGCTTCCTATTACAACGGGGATATGACCCGTCTCGTGCTGATCCGCCGGGCGGTGGACGCCGGGGAGATCGGACGGATGCGGGCCCGGGGATTCGCTCCGGAGGAGACCGGGCGGGCCCTCGACTGGATGTTCTCGGGGAATGCCTGGCTGGTGTGGCTTGAAGGCGATTACGTGACGGTGGCATCGGACGGTACGCGCCGTCGGGTGCCGGTGCGGAATATCGGTCGTCCTGTGGGGCTCGATGGCGCGTGGAGCGTCCGCTTTCCTGCCGGATCGGGTGCTCCCGGCCGGATTACGCTCCCGGAACTCGGATCGCTGCACCGGCATCCGCAGGAGGGTGTGCGCTATTTCTCCGGCACGGCGGAATATACGAAGGAATTTACCGTGGATGCTTCGCTTCTGGGCGATGGACGTCTGTTCTGGCTGGACCTGGGCCGGGTGGAGGTGATGGCCGAAGTGGAGGTGAACGGGGTGAACAAAGGGATTCTGTGGACGAAACCCTACCGGGTCGATGTTACCGATGCGTTGAAGCCGGGCAGGAATACGCTGACGGTGCGGGTGACCAATCAATGGACCAACCGCCTGATCGGGGACGAACAACTGCCCGAGGAGAACGATTACGTGCCGGGAGGGGGCGGCTACGGTCTTGCGGCGCTGAGCCGGGGTGCGATCCGTTCGCTGCCCGAGTGGTACCGGAACGGAGATGAGAAACCGGCGGGGGGGCGCATCGCGTTCGCCACATGGAAGCATTACCGCAAGGACTCTCCGCTGCTGGAGTCGGGGCTGATCGGTCCCGTCCGGCTCGTTCCCGCCCGCAGGATGAAGGTACCGGAATGACGGGGCTTTATTCCTGTCTCTGCGGGGTGCGGGCGGGGCTTCGGCTTTGGGCCCGTTATCTGGAAATAATCAACTCTTCCGTACGGAGTTTGGGAACGTAGTGGGTGCCGTTTCTGCGGTAATAGGCGAGGCTGTCGCCGGAACCGGCGGGAATCAGTTCGATCTTTTCGATACCCCGGCCGATAGCCAGGATCAGGAGCGGTTCGAAGGGCAGCCGGAACTCGTGCCTGATCCGGTCCCGGTCGAAAGAGCCGATGCAGAGGCCGTTGAGGCCGATCTCCGTGGCTTGGAGCAGCATGCTTTGGGCCGAGATACCCAGGTCGATATCGACGTAACGGTCTTCGGCCACGGTCGAACAGATAATGATGAAAGCGTTGGGTTCCGTACCCGGCAGAGGCAGGTGCAGGTCGGGCAGGGCTCCGCCGAGGCGGATGCCGGCCAGAATTGCGGGGGCTTCGTCCGACAGGACGGGTCTGAACCGCAAGACCTGCCGGTTTTGTGCCGACGGAATCCGGGTGTTGACTTCGATGATGCGCCGCAACTGGTCTTCGCGTACTATGAAGCGGCTGTCGTAGCCGCGGTGGCTGCGGTTTTTCAGAAGCAGTCTGCCCAGTGTGGCCAACGGCTTGCGGGGATTCCGGTCTGATGCAGGCCGGGCCAGATACTCTTCCATTTTTCTGCCGAGGTAGTTGTCTGCCATCTCCGTGCTGATTGTTTTCCGCAAAGATAGGGTATTTTTCGCTCGGAGGGACCCGATAGGGACGGATAATGTGTGTTCCGCATCGGGAGGACCTGCACGCTGCCGTGTCGCTTATGGCCTCTGATGTTTTTCGGTATCGACGAGTCCGCCCCTGTGCGGTGTAGGCGGCAGGGGCGGATTTGATCGTAGGTTAGCGGCGGTAACGTCGGATGGTTATTTTCGCAGTTGACGGAGCAGCCACTCCCGTTCGAATCTGTTGGTTTCCGGGTAGGTCCAGTGGGCCGCGTCGAGTGTGAGGCGGAGCTCTTTCGGCGAAGTGATTACGTTATAGGCCGCCAGGGTCGAGGTCGGGGGACAGGTGGCGTCGTTGTATCCCGTGCAGAACAGGATCGGGACCTTGAGCTTCCGGGCGAAGTTGACCACGTCGTAATATTCCGACACTTTCATCTTCGTTTCGAGATTGCTCTCGTTCGGGTCGCGGAAGATATGGGGCCAGCCGCCCGTAGCGCCCCGGTGGTAACCCGTCAGGTCGCAGAGAGCGGGATAGTTGGCCCACAGGCATTTGATCCTCGGATCGAGGGCGGCGGTGACGATGGACAGCGCTCCGCCCTGGCTCCCTCCGCATACGGCGATGCGATCCTTGTCGACCTGGGGCAGCGTGCAGAGGAAATCGACGGCCCGGACGCACCCTGCGTAGACGTTCCGGTAATAATACTTCTCGCGGTTGTCGATGTTGTAATAGTAATAGCCGTTCAGCGCGCCGAAACGGAGGTTGTTGTAGAGTTCGTCCGGCAGGTTGACGGGAATTCCGTGAATACCGATTTTCAGGGTGACGGCCCCGGCTTCGGTGTACTCCCTGTCCGGCAGGTAAGGTCTTACGCCGGCACCCGGAACCTGCAGTACGGCGGGAAACGGGCCTTCGCCTTTGGGAACCGACAGCATACCGTAGATATAACGGCCCGCGTTCCCGTTGCGGAAACGAATGTGATAGACATTCATTTTGGACGTGCAGTGTTCGGGCAACAGGGTCATCACCGGTTCGAGCGGAATGTTACTGTTGGACGAGAGGGTCTGTTCCCAGAATTCGTCGAAATCCGCGGGCAGTTGGGCGAACGGCTGGATCTTATCGGGGGCGAAAGCCACTTTGATGTAATTGGAGTAGTTGATCCCGCCGATGCG contains:
- a CDS encoding glycoside hydrolase family 88 protein translates to MKIYSSVAAVFCCLAVAGCSTHEKEMSALVNGSLHTAAVQSERMAESLMDRPDELPRTIGKDGKLMTSKSNWWTSGFFPGVLWYLYEAEGDDSLKMYAENFTRRVEKEQFTTDNHDVGFMLYCSFGNGLRLTGNEEYAKVLLQGARSLSTRFRPQVGCIRSWDWNRQVWQYPVIIDNMMNLELLSWASKYSGDPKFAEIARSHADVTMKHHFRPDHSSYHVVSYDTITGQPEKKNTCQGYAHESSWARGQAWALYGYTMMYRETGDRKYLDHAGNVARFIMDHPRLPEDKIPYWDFDAPDIPDAPRDASAGAIMASALIELSLCTEGDFSKRCLSVAETQLKTLSSPEYLAEPGTNCHFILKHSVGNYPGKSEVDVPLTYADYYYVEALVRYKRDVLKENMR
- a CDS encoding glycosyl hydrolase, encoding MPRLLLCAAAACCWLSLCGQEGGSAVPLFNRTEPGRCKPVAELERDFERLSDKARPYTYWFWMNGNITKEGITKDLEAMHRIGVGGVFNLEGGTGIPKGPVTYLSGEWSELKAHAVAEAARLGIDYVMHNCPGWSSSGGPWITPEYSMQKLTWSEIELTGGAEADTLLPQPPTVQGYYRDVAVLAFPSFENGKPVAFSDWKRLNNSVFNHDGRIGIQEYDRQQVIDPATVVDLSGNLISEGRLSWRVPQGRWTVIRLGHTSTGQRNCAAPDTGVGLECDKFSKEAIRLHFNKMMDRLYPLIEPYVDKIRIGLEIDSWEVGMQNWTAGFEDEFLRRAGYDPIRFLPAMTGKIVGDRERTERFLWDVRRVQADLLADNYYGEFRRLCNRYGLISYCEPYDRGPMEELQIGARVDGVMGEFWNGLSAIFQNNLMMRRTTKLASSIAHTNGQRIVGAEAFTSEPESGRWQEYPFALKAVGDKAFTEGINRMVVHRYAMQPHPTAAPAMTLGPWGIHFDRTNTWWEPARAWMDYLNRCQTVLQEGLFVADFAYFIGEEVVGYTDVHRKDLTPVPPEGYDYDLMNSETLLRRARVENGRMVLPDGMSYRALVLQGRSRMTLGVLKKLDAMVAGGLTLIGPRPEHSLGLAAYSPENEASFVRLCDRLWGTGTGPVVDRRIGAGRVLSGMKMEEAVDRLELGPDFEVVSNPGNIPVRYIHRRIGEADAYFVSNQRRSAGEVVCRFRVGDKVPEFWNPVTGEVASAVMYRADGEYVSVPVQLEEYGSVFVVFRPGKPRKVLTAVLRDGSVVADASASGTGEEGRTLCPDVRDDFSVALWVKPESDVMLNTDNPMGYIPHPWTEYYAIYPSGGAALYGEGHATCGVAVGRNGVAVWENEKGYPEFRLAAERPLSGWTHLCLVYEGGVPSVYIDGMLAARGEKSRRSVHPGLNAATLAEGASYYNGDMTRLVLIRRAVDAGEIGRMRARGFAPEETGRALDWMFSGNAWLVWLEGDYVTVASDGTRRRVPVRNIGRPVGLDGAWSVRFPAGSGAPGRITLPELGSLHRHPQEGVRYFSGTAEYTKEFTVDASLLGDGRLFWLDLGRVEVMAEVEVNGVNKGILWTKPYRVDVTDALKPGRNTLTVRVTNQWTNRLIGDEQLPEENDYVPGGGGYGLAALSRGAIRSLPEWYRNGDEKPAGGRIAFATWKHYRKDSPLLESGLIGPVRLVPARRMKVPE
- a CDS encoding nitroreductase family protein → MADNYLGRKMEEYLARPASDRNPRKPLATLGRLLLKNRSHRGYDSRFIVREDQLRRIIEVNTRIPSAQNRQVLRFRPVLSDEAPAILAGIRLGGALPDLHLPLPGTEPNAFIIICSTVAEDRYVDIDLGISAQSMLLQATEIGLNGLCIGSFDRDRIRHEFRLPFEPLLILAIGRGIEKIELIPAGSGDSLAYYRRNGTHYVPKLRTEELIISR
- a CDS encoding acetylxylan esterase, which translates into the protein MKNLIRITALLLLGVILSSPLRAQRSREHTYVKILLTPNHADWNYRVGEKPEFTVSVIKDNFPQKNVEVTYEWGPDMLKPVTQGKLDTGEGCRKLTVDGMDKPGFMALTAKVRIGGINYSNYIKVAFAPDKIQPFAQLPADFDEFWEQTLSSNSNIPLEPVMTLLPEHCTSKMNVYHIRFRNGNAGRYIYGMLSVPKGEGPFPAVLQVPGAGVRPYLPDREYTEAGAVTLKIGIHGIPVNLPDELYNNLRFGALNGYYYYNIDNREKYYYRNVYAGCVRAVDFLCTLPQVDKDRIAVCGGSQGGALSIVTAALDPRIKCLWANYPALCDLTGYHRGATGGWPHIFRDPNESNLETKMKVSEYYDVVNFARKLKVPILFCTGYNDATCPPTSTLAAYNVITSPKELRLTLDAAHWTYPETNRFEREWLLRQLRK